CATACTGTTATCTACCATGAGCTAGGTACACTACACTACCTAAAGGGCTAAAGCCGTATCTTGTTGAGACCGAAAGTCAGCAAGTGCAGCTGAATCTTATCTCAGGTCTAGTCTTTCCAGTCCGGCCACTGAGCATCCAAGCTAGATTGCGCGCATGCGCGGTCAGTgtgtaagagcatccccactcgtcttcCCGACGAGGTTCTCGAGCGACGATTTTCTCATCCGGACGACGAATTTtggtccagtcgcgcccccgatTTCTCGTTTTTCTCCGGATTTGGTCCAAAATACATCCGGCgaacccacgccatccccggtcccccgaggtgcgctcggggactccggacgaagcgaaagcgcgcgaaacgccgaGATTTCTCTCCCGCGCTTTCGCTTCGGCTTCCGCGCGAGAGATGGACCCGGCCGGTCAGCGAcagacgcatcgtcttccgcgcggagtaaaggctgccgccggtcagctcgccgcggacgtgTAGCATCCACGCGACAATAAATCACCGGCTCGCCGCGACGTGTCGCACCAGTCTTCCTctacctcttcctcttcctctacctTGACGAGATCCATGGCCTACAACGACGAAGATGGCGccgccaacaacggcttccctcGCCGGTccctccacgcgtgggaggggcacctcctccaccaggcggggtacccctgcccgccggacacgaggcctcccgacgGCGGGTGGCGGTTAAGTGCGGGCggcgtgccaatcccgccgcTGCCCCAGGGACGCTACCTCGACTCCGCCATCGAGGAGGTCCGGCTAACGTTGTCGGACCAGGACCGCGCCGAGCCGCGCTACCACCCTGACAACCTGACGGCGTGGAACAACTACTTCCTTCGCCGGTGGGAGCAGGAGCTCGccgcctacgacggcccgccgtctccgcctccgcgcaacaacgccgccggACGCAAGCGGTGGTGGAGCGTTCCTGGCCGGACGCTCGAGGccgtcctcgagcacatcgagggcggcaacttccCCATTCTGACGATGCCCCCACTGTCGAGGGCATCGGCCAGCCGCCGCAGGGGAAgatggcagccacggcgcatggctgccagttcCTCGTCGTCCGGTTCGGCGGCGAGGTCGATCTCCAGGTCGGCGCCATCCTCCTGGGCGCCAGTGGAAAAGGAGCTATCTTCCCCGCCGAGCAACCGCGCGCGCGGCGGCGGGATCGTCATCCGCGAGCCATCGACGGCACAAGGACGGCGGCGCCCCAAGCGCGAACCCGACACCTCCGGCGAGCGGAAGCGCAAGCCAgcgaaggtgaaggtggaggaggccgaaagcgccgaggacgccgccatcctcgaggccgtcaaggcgaggtccctccaggacctcgtccccgccgaGAACTCCATGCCACTCGACCAGGCCTgcgcctggtcgagggagcagtgggagaaggaggaggaggagcggcaggcgaggctcctcgagaacgtcgctcgctaccgccggcctgcgactcctccatccggcgtcgccgtccccatcatcgacctcgaagcctccgacgacgactggtacaaaccatcgccgtcgccgtcccCTCCTCGCACCAGTGgtcggtggggagacgccggtcagggcagcagccaggccgcgccgccgcagtttgacgacgacggctccgacgatgatggcggcgatggcggcgactacacggtgttctaccgccatttcggcatgtagagcgccgtgttttgaaATTTAGAGttgtattcccctagccgaattcgaaatatagtcgaattcggcctctatgtatgaacttcgccctctatatagtaaatatcattaaagttAGTCCAAATTCAGTCGTTTTTTGCCGTATTACCTCAATTTTACGTTTTTCAAAATTAAATCAACGGCTACGCCTGggatcgcggctgggaaactggCCCTCCCCACGCCATTTTTccgtccaatccggacgaaattaTCCCCGGATTTCGGCATGGGGAGgccaaacgagtggggatgctctaaaaaGAGCATGAGCACATTGAACCCTCAATCACTATGCATGTCAAACGAGGCCATTCTAGCGTGCGTGTTTCTGCCGTCCGTTCCCTGCTTTAGGATTCGTGCTGTGAGGTTTTCATCAGGTTTTAGCATGTTCATTTTAAACTCAATGGAACATATTGGAACAGTGCACGCGAGATCTAGCAGCACGCTAGAATCTCATTTCTAACGTCAGACTCTGCAGGCTACAAGCTACATGTCATTCCGGCATATATGCGTGCGATCCCACCTCTGAAACTGTTTAGGGCAAGACAACATCCATGGTCATAAGATTGGATGGTTTCAGTCGACATAGCTAGGTGTTCGAACCCGGTTTGGCCTGTCCTGCTGTATATGCCAGTGACATTGGGAGCAGTCTTACCTGAAGACAATTTGAAGAGCCGGATTTGGCGCGGGCTAAACtgtttttttactactgtagaataACTGGTAGCTAAGGATGTTATCCTCTCCCCAAAAAATAAACAATTCAGTTGATCATCCATGGCCACGGCTTCGTGTTCTTTCAGTGGATCGACCTTCTTTCGTGTGCATTTAATTGTTTCTTGCCCTGTCACACACCTGATTAAGCATTGGTAGCTCGTAAGCTAGCAAATGCCAAGACAGTTTCAACTGTAACACGAGCGAGCTTAAGTCCTTTGGTCGGCACATTTCTTCCTCATGGGACGATGAGGACATAACCAAGCTCCTCAAATCATTCGTCGAACCGCCGCCAAAACCCTATTCCAAAGCAACGCTGCCATGCCCCTATTCgtcaaaaaaatttagttgccaATGTCCTTATGGGAGCTAATCTGAATATCAAAGTTAGAAGAGTGTTAAacgaaaaataaacagaaaacttGGCCACAATTAGTGCGAAGATTAACGAGGATTAATTTGTGAGGCGCAAAAGATAGATTCATATGGAATCTTTGAACTTTGGGATAGTTGACGGTGAAATCTATATGCTGATATGATGAATGGTCATACAGCTATCTTAAGAAAATACATTTGAAAAATAAAATTTACCTTTAATGATgaagatttttatgtggttccttgTTCAAAAGGATATTCTCACAAAACATGATCTCGCTAAGAAAAATTGGATTTGTTGCAAGAAATCTGCTTGAGTCTATTAGTTATCCCTTTTTTGCTTGTTCCTTTGAATGTCTTATTTGAAGAGCTGTTCACTTTACCTTTAGTACTCCCCCAATGttaccaatatgtttggtaaCCAGTTCAATGTAGTAGAAAATAAACCTAAAGCTTGTACTTGTATAAGTGTTTACGCTTTAGTGTGGGCTAGAAATGGAGGATATGGTCTTTAATAACGTTGGAGCTGCTCATTTGATATAGGTTATCCATATGGCTACCTTTTGAATGTAGGAACGGTATTATCTGCTATTCAAAGTGCGACATGCCTATATATGGTTTCTAGATGTAGCTGTCTGAAGACGGTTGCATGTGCTATCTACAATTAAGGTGGCTTTGGGCTTGTTAGAAGTCTTCCGGATGGTCTTAAGCGCATTGTTTTTCTGTTCCTTCTCTAGTTGATTTTTATGTACACCCTGTGCAACCATGAGTTTTAAAGCTTTATAAATCTGATACTCTAAATAGTGGAATAAAAGGTTTGTGGCTCTATCGTCATTCTGGAATATGGGTGCAATCCCAATGCAAGAACTGTTAGGGCAAGGCAACATGCACGGCTATAAGATTGGATGGTTTCAGTAGACATGGCTGTTAGAACCCGGTTTGGCGCGGGCTGCTGTATATATGCAGCGAGACTGCTAGTGAACAGTCCTACCTGAAGACAATCCGAAGAGGCGGATTGGGCACGGGCTAAACCTTTTTTTTCTACCCTACAAGGCATCAGAATCTTCAAATTGTTAGATAGAGCTTTTGAACAACGGTATGCAGCTAGCCGGGTGAGTCTAGCTAAAGCTTGTCTGATAGATCTCCTCTagcaaagaagaaaagaaaaatattGAATTGTACCGTGACGATTCAGAAAAGTTGTAGCTATTGACTATCATCCTTCAGTAGACTATCATGCCGTTGCCACGGCTTCGTGTTCCTTGAGTGGATCGACTTTTTTTCTTGGCATTTATTTGTTTCTTTCACTGTCACACGTCTGATTAAGCATTGGTAGCTCGTAAGGTAGCAAACGCCAAGACAGTTTCAACTGAAACCCGAGCAAACTCAAGTCCTTTGGTCGGCACATTTTCTTCTTCAAGTGACGACGATGAGGACATAAACAAGCACCTCAAATCATTCGTCGAGCCGCCGCCATGCCCCTATTCGAAAGCAACATGGCTAGCTGAGAATTCTGGAGCGGACGGCAGCCAAATAATTGAGCGCAAACAGGGCGGGACAGGCCACCGCCCCGCGGAACAAGATGTGGCCACAATGCTTTTTCAGAACCTCAAGTTTTCAACACCGTACGTAGTCTCACTATCTCGCTAACTGTAACGTACCAACAGCTCCATCCCGTACGTACCTGGATACATACTGTAGATTAGATCAATCAGCCGATGATTTAGCATTTCTGTATCCTCATCTTCCGTCTCTAGCTAGCCATGCATCAAAAAACAAGTGAAGCCTAGGGTTAGACATGTCACTGTGAGCAGACAGGGACCTTTCAGCTAACATCGGTTGATGATCACGCATGATTGAGCTTGAGCCCGTGGGACGCTGGAGACAGAGAATGGTTTGGGGCAGGCAAGCGATGATCCCTGGCTGGCTGATGTTGCATATGCTCTGTCGTTTGTTTGCTTGCTTATCCTGGAATGGCATCAGGAATCAGGATGAGATAATGTAGTTGTTCCCAACTAATAAAGATTAGGCTACGATTAGCATATCTCATTCCGGTACAACCCACGACATGTCGCGGCTTGTGTTGCTTTCTCCTCATATTTTAAGGATGTGACGTGTATTTAATTTGGAAGGCGTGTAGAGGCTTCGTGCATCAGTCTCCTTCTCATTCTGTTTGCAAGTCCATAATATGTGTGTTAGAAAAACACATCCGTTTGGTGAGAGGTCCGTCAAATTAGGATATCAAATCAGGCCTCATCGAAAACAAACAAGGTAGCTTTTCATAGTCTAAAAACTATTTGGTTTAAAAAAATTGAGCCAAAAATCAAGGTATGTATGTGTCAATTGTCGGAACAACGGAGTAGGTCTAAAACCCGTGTAATCCAAGAGTCTAGATTATGCGAGACAATACCATATATAGTTGGCAAACAATCAAGAAGATCCCCGACTAGGAGATATCGGTCTAGTGGTGGTATGTCGCCGTTCTTTGTTACCAGGCTATAGGATGCCTATATGAATCCCATGGTGCACAATGAGAGCGATAGTGGTATCCATGTGTCTTTGACAACGACATGTGCTAAGGACGACTTGAGGAGGCAAACACATGAAAGTTAGGAAAGAGGACGTTTCTACCCTCTCCATATTCAAGTTGAAATTTGTGTATTCCCCACCCATCCATTCTAGATCAAACACAAAATTTGGAGCCATGCTCTCTCGTCAATGTATTTTTTGTGTGTGTTAGACAATGTCACAATTTATAGAACGACTTGTCCGGTGATTTAGTCACGGAGCTTAATCAAGTTTGAACTTTATGCGATGGTTTCTAATGCTTTTTTTTTTCAAACCCACGTGCTCGATTTTATATTCCTCTTATTTTTTCCTGTATCTTTTACTGTAGATCACAATCTTTAGAAACCATCGTACAGACAGTTTAGTCTGTTGCGTATTTGAGCCCAAACTAAGTTTTAGCAGTCTGGCCCATTCCAGTCCATCCCCATTCTCCTATGGAGGCCCATTTCAGCTCACCCAAAAAGAAGAAATGGAAACAGGAACCTATCAGCGTTACCCACTCGCTTCCTAATCTGAGGTAGTAGATCGGAGGAGAAAtctcagcggcggcggcggcggcggcggcggttgcagAGAGAGGTGACCAGGCGAGGAGAAGGAGATCCGAGCAGAGCCGAAGATGAGCGGGGTCAAGAAGGTGACGGACCTCGCGGCCAAGGCCGGCAAGGCGATCGACTGGGACGGCATGGCTAAGATGCTCGTCTCCGAGGAGGCCCGGAAGGAGTTCGCCAACCTCCGCCGCACCTTCGAGGACGTCAACCACCAGCTCCAGACCAAGTACTCCCAGGTATCTCCGCCGCCCCATACCGTCTCGCGCTCGCCCGATCGATCTGGCCAATGTGGCTAGGGTTTGGTCCGCGGTCAAACCAGATCAGGGATTTGGTACGTTTTGGCTAATCCACGCGGGTGCGCCTGGGATCTGCTCCTGGGGCAAGGGGCATTCGTTGAACGATTAACATGGGGAAGCATACGTCGGTTTTACATTTTGGTATTTGTTATTACTTAGGCAATTGGTTTAGTTATTAGCGATGCAAATATGGTGTGGCTTATTTGACCTCATATGTGCGCTCCTGGATTTCAACAAGAAATTACACATCCCTGTGAGGTTCTCTATCAACAGAGGCAGTGTGAAGGTATATTGCACAATGAGAAATGGGGATGAACTAACTGGCCCTTCTCTGGCATATTAAACGCTTTTGAAGTTTTAATCCTGTTCGTTTTGCTAGCTTTGTATTGAACTTGTGTTGTTGTCTTGTGGCAACCTTCGATACATGCATTATTCCTTCTGGTACGGCGACTGATCTGAGTGATGTATTTGTATTGTTACTGCAGGAGCCACAACCAATTGACTGGGAGTACTACAGAAAAGGAATCGGAGCGAAAGTGGTGGATATGTACAAGCAGGCTTACGATAGTATGTGTTTTTTCTTCACTTGCATTATTTGTAGGAAACTAGTGTGCTAAAAAATCGCAAACAAACTGGTTTTGATTTAATACTGGCAACTTGCGGCTGatatgtttccaagattaaaAGCAAGGATATCAAATGTAATTTGCTTATAGTTTAAAATGATCTATTCACCATTTTGTCTCACTGATGGATACTTCATGTTAGTATATTTTGTACTCTAATATATACATCAGGTTTGAGATTTTTGTCTCCCATCTTCTCAAGGGCACCCCTAACACTACACTTATTATAGTGTTAGTTCATACCGAATGATTTAGCATTTGGTTTTGCTACTTTGCAGTACAAATGTTAGTCTTGTGAGGCTATGCTCGTGTAATCCGTTCAACCTCTTATTGAGATACCAATCTTTGGACTAATGCAGGTATTGAGATCCCCAAGTTTGTTGATACTGTCACTCCTGAGTACAAGCCAAAGTTTGATGCCCTGGTGAGGATCCACTTCCTGTTATGCCTCAGCTTTCCTGTTCTTCACATAGCTGCCTTGTTTCGTACAAACTGGATGTTCACTTATGGCTATTAGCCAATCGGATGCTTATGAACTTTCCTTTTTGACATGTGTAGGTAGTTGAATTGAAGGAAGCAGAGAAGACATCTCTGAAGGAATCAGAGAGGATAGACAAAGAGATTGCTGAACTGAGGGAGATGAAGGTGAGGTGGATCTTTAAATAACTTGGAGTCAGTTGCTTTTTACATGCACCCTAACATCTTGTTTGCACACGCAGAAAAAGATGAGCACAATGACAGCAGATGAATACTTTGAGAAGCACCCTGAACTCAAGAAGAAGTTTGATGAGGAGATCCGCAACGATTACTGGGGATACTAGATAACGGCGAAACTCCCTGTTCCTATACTGGAACATTCAATAATACTTGTTTGCCCTGATGTATGGACGGAATTTCATCATCCAAGCTTGGGTGAATTCCTTTTTAGCATGTGAACGGGGCTTGTTGAAACTCAACATAACTCTGCTCTTTTGAACCTTTTGTTGAACCTCATCATTGTGAGGCTCATCAGCTTATTTGAATGAAGTTTTCTTTTGTGCTTAGCTTTTCCTTTTCCCTCTGTTCCTAATAAGGCCTATAACTTTTTTTTGGAAGTCAAACACTGTAAAGCTTGACCAAGTTTCTAGAAAATACTATCAACATCTATAATGCTATATAGGTATCATATGAAAACATGTTTCATGATGTATTGAGGACTTGAGTTAGTAGAGGATCTCTGTTGGTGATCCATGTATCTTGTAGTCTGATTTGAGGCAGCAGAGTTTGGACTGGCACAAAGATGCGTTACATGTGACATGTCACTGAAACAGCCGTTTGAAGTTCTGTAGCGCATTTGAATCCCTGTTCAAAAGCGACTAACCAAGAAAGTGGCATCCGATTACCGAGCGCAATGGACGATGAATGCAGTGCAGAACAGACCACCGCCGTGAACTGTTGAAAGCAACAGAAGTCACAGCATGAAAATGGAGCTATAGTAGCTCAGCTTCTGGGAACCTGGTGACATGGATTTTAGAGCATCTGCACTATGCCCCAGTAGCATCCCTGCCTATAGGCACTGGTTATATTTTAGGCAATAGAACGCGCCGGCGTGTTCTATACTGGATTTTAGAGCTTCATATTTTAGAGCCTAGGATTTTAGAGCATCATATTTTAGAGCCTAGCAAAATCCTGGACAACCCTGTGTAAGCCTCTACGTTCAGGATGGGATGGCGCGCCAACATCTCGCACCATGTTGGATGTTGCTGGTAGTTCAGGGTGTTGAAGGATGTTGGATGGGCGCCAGCATCTCGCACCATGTTGGATGTTTGATAGGACTGACATGGCAGCGGCACAAACAGCGTTCACCTCTTTAATGAGCGGGAGGATGTTAGTCGCCATCTTTAATGGAAGCACCGGTTTCCGAACGTAGATGCCTCGGATACCTCCGTCGTAAATTCGCACGCAAGCATTCTCCTATTTAACTCACCTTCTCGGTGGCCTCAGACTTAATACCCACCTCCAACGAATCGCCTCAATGCCGTGCCGCCTCTTCACCACATACTCCATGCTGGGCTGCAGTGGCCGCATGTTGCCGACGCCGGAGCCCGAGCAGGAGGCCTTCCCTTCGGAAGACTTTGACGACTTTGAGTTCGTCGAGTGGAACGAGGCGTTTAGTGTGGACGT
This region of Lolium perenne isolate Kyuss_39 chromosome 2, Kyuss_2.0, whole genome shotgun sequence genomic DNA includes:
- the LOC127333574 gene encoding ATP synthase subunit d, mitochondrial; the encoded protein is MSGVKKVTDLAAKAGKAIDWDGMAKMLVSEEARKEFANLRRTFEDVNHQLQTKYSQEPQPIDWEYYRKGIGAKVVDMYKQAYDSIEIPKFVDTVTPEYKPKFDALVVELKEAEKTSLKESERIDKEIAELREMKKKMSTMTADEYFEKHPELKKKFDEEIRNDYWGY